A section of the Anabaena cylindrica PCC 7122 genome encodes:
- a CDS encoding serine/threonine protein kinase encodes MTNQDLGDFAKETLLERYEVQQQLGKKAGRRTLLTRDLQTQELVVVKLLIFDDEFQWHDLKLFEREAETLKAISHPAIPSYLDYFELNTADYKGFALVQSYIPAESLETQLKAGRSFSEKEVKQIATAILDILKYLHGRQPPVIHRDIKPSNILLTNRSGNNVGDVYLVDFGSVQTIVRSNSTMTVVGSYGYMPPEQFSGKATPASDLYALGATLIYLITGQHPADLPQQDLVIKFEEAANISSDFSSWLRKMTQPMTSRRLASAEQALQILELPRVKTLTPVKASNSVLEKPFGSKVILHKNADFIEITIPPVGGFSKIMIILSWYFGIVLSLSFLMIMPIFRAMSPLLIPLSLLILFLVVFICFFGTKKLYINRKQIYSCYELFGIERHYPLPSLKKYIVRLEKTNTFYKDKPQPCLIIWAGMRKYKIQSGENNIFSVSTLELDWLAQELSDWLGLPITKE; translated from the coding sequence ATGACAAATCAAGATTTAGGTGATTTTGCCAAAGAGACGCTATTGGAACGTTACGAAGTTCAGCAGCAGTTGGGTAAAAAAGCAGGACGCAGGACACTGTTGACTCGTGACTTGCAAACCCAAGAACTGGTAGTAGTTAAACTACTGATATTTGATGATGAGTTTCAATGGCACGACTTGAAGCTGTTTGAACGGGAAGCGGAAACCCTGAAAGCCATCTCACACCCAGCAATTCCTAGTTACCTAGATTACTTTGAGTTAAATACTGCTGACTACAAAGGATTTGCGCTTGTACAAAGTTATATTCCTGCTGAATCTTTAGAAACACAACTCAAAGCAGGACGTAGTTTCAGTGAAAAAGAAGTCAAGCAAATAGCAACAGCGATACTAGATATTCTTAAATATTTACATGGTCGTCAACCACCCGTAATTCATCGTGACATTAAACCCAGCAACATACTATTAACAAATCGTTCTGGTAATAACGTCGGTGATGTTTATTTAGTTGACTTTGGTTCAGTACAAACTATTGTGAGAAGCAATAGTACTATGACTGTTGTTGGTAGTTATGGATATATGCCACCTGAGCAATTTAGTGGTAAAGCTACTCCTGCTTCTGACCTTTATGCTTTAGGTGCAACTTTAATTTATTTAATCACAGGCCAACATCCAGCAGATTTACCGCAACAAGACTTAGTCATTAAATTTGAAGAAGCTGCCAATATTAGCTCCGATTTTAGTAGTTGGTTGCGGAAGATGACCCAACCTATGACGAGTAGACGTTTGGCTTCTGCTGAACAGGCTTTACAAATTTTAGAATTACCTAGAGTGAAAACTCTAACTCCAGTAAAGGCATCTAATTCAGTTTTGGAAAAACCTTTTGGAAGTAAGGTTATTTTGCATAAAAATGCTGATTTTATCGAAATTACTATCCCGCCAGTCGGTGGATTTTCCAAAATCATGATTATACTTTCTTGGTATTTTGGGATAGTTTTATCGCTTTCTTTTTTAATGATTATGCCTATATTTAGAGCTATGTCGCCTTTGCTGATTCCACTTAGTCTATTAATATTATTTCTGGTTGTGTTTATCTGTTTCTTTGGAACTAAAAAACTTTATATTAATAGAAAACAAATTTATTCATGTTATGAATTATTTGGTATTGAGCGTCATTATCCACTTCCTAGCCTCAAAAAATATATAGTGCGTTTAGAGAAAACTAATACTTTTTATAAAGATAAACCTCAACCTTGTTTAATTATCTGGGCAGGAATGCGGAAATATAAAATTCAGTCCGGTGAAAATAATATTTTTTCTGTTAGTACTTTAGAACTTGATTGGTTGGCTCAAGAACTTAGTGATTGGCTAGGCTTACCAATAACTAAAGAGTAA
- a CDS encoding pentapeptide repeat-containing protein, with product MNSTTQQQISLYQEAKTSLNSLLQQTTQIGVYFLVMLLITGGNPPAFTIILSIIIGIGFVVWKEEKRLTKQRLAREKEEIQKQVKQILEADTENLSELIKTAGFNPLTDFVGANLFAVKGIGCNLSGYNLSYADLSAADLSRTDLSEANLMNTNLCTAKLRRAYLMNTNLSNTLLIDADLSYADLRNADLRNADLSNANINNADLSGANLTGTNLSNLKVKNTLFSNNMGLTDNVRYILEKQGAIFPHDELVTIPLSPYK from the coding sequence ATGAATTCAACTACTCAACAGCAAATTAGCCTTTATCAAGAAGCTAAAACCAGTTTAAATTCTTTATTACAACAAACTACTCAAATTGGAGTATATTTCCTAGTTATGTTACTCATAACTGGTGGAAATCCTCCAGCATTTACTATTATATTAAGTATAATTATAGGCATTGGATTTGTTGTGTGGAAAGAAGAAAAGCGACTAACCAAACAACGATTAGCTAGAGAAAAAGAAGAAATTCAAAAGCAAGTTAAACAAATTTTAGAAGCCGACACAGAAAACTTATCTGAACTCATCAAAACTGCTGGATTTAATCCACTTACAGATTTTGTTGGGGCTAATTTATTTGCTGTTAAAGGAATTGGTTGCAACCTGAGTGGCTACAACTTGAGCTATGCTGATTTGAGTGCAGCTGATTTAAGTCGTACTGATTTGAGTGAAGCTAACTTAATGAACACAAATTTATGTACTGCTAAACTGCGTCGTGCCTATTTAATGAATACTAACTTAAGTAATACCCTACTAATAGATGCTGACCTGAGTTATGCTGACTTGAGAAATGCTGACTTGAGAAATGCTGATTTGAGCAATGCTAATATTAACAATGCTGACCTCAGCGGTGCTAATTTAACAGGTACTAATCTCAGCAATTTAAAAGTTAAAAATACTCTATTTAGCAATAATATGGGGCTGACTGATAATGTCAGATATATACTGGAAAAGCAAGGAGCAATATTTCCTCATGATGAACTGGTAACAATTCCCTTGTCTCCCTACAAATAA
- a CDS encoding SGNH/GDSL hydrolase family protein: MKEVLIVILAVLVGLSVVIELGLRSLFGFGNPLIYIQDQQIGYLLAPNQRTRRFGNCIEINEYSMRSAPINATTDGTLRILLLGDSIANGGWWTDQHLTISSLLMTSLKSTNHYQQVEVLNASANSWGPRNELAYLQSFGNFGAKVVILLINTDDLFATAPTSLPVGRDRNYPDRKPPSAIAEVLQRYLLKQKPIPELQAIHNEAGDRVGINLDAIGKIHNFTQANNSQLLLVMTPLLREIGEPGPHDYEIKARQRLSDFAKAQQITYIDFLLKFNSTTHPQTLYQDHIHMNVKGNRLVSEVIETSLLSMLGQANTQKSF, from the coding sequence GTGAAAGAGGTGCTAATTGTTATTTTGGCAGTGCTGGTGGGATTAAGTGTAGTGATAGAGTTAGGATTGCGATCGCTCTTTGGCTTTGGTAATCCCCTAATTTACATTCAGGATCAACAAATTGGTTATTTATTAGCGCCTAATCAACGCACCCGGCGCTTTGGAAATTGCATTGAAATTAATGAATATTCTATGCGTAGCGCCCCAATCAATGCCACGACAGATGGAACTCTACGAATTTTGCTTTTAGGCGATTCTATTGCTAATGGTGGCTGGTGGACAGATCAGCACCTGACGATTTCTAGTTTGCTGATGACCTCCTTGAAATCTACGAATCATTATCAGCAAGTGGAAGTGCTAAATGCTTCAGCTAACTCCTGGGGGCCTAGAAACGAATTAGCTTATTTGCAAAGTTTTGGCAATTTTGGAGCTAAGGTGGTGATATTATTAATCAATACTGACGACTTATTTGCTACTGCGCCTACGTCTTTACCAGTGGGACGCGATCGCAACTACCCAGATCGTAAACCACCTTCAGCAATTGCAGAAGTTTTGCAGCGTTACCTATTAAAGCAAAAACCGATTCCTGAACTCCAAGCAATTCATAACGAAGCAGGAGACCGGGTGGGGATTAATTTAGACGCAATTGGCAAAATTCACAATTTCACTCAAGCAAACAACAGTCAATTACTTCTAGTTATGACTCCCTTACTGAGGGAAATTGGCGAACCAGGACCCCATGATTATGAAATTAAAGCACGTCAGCGCCTCAGTGATTTTGCTAAAGCGCAGCAAATTACTTATATAGATTTTTTACTAAAATTTAACTCAACTACTCACCCACAAACCTTATATCAAGATCACATCCACATGAATGTCAAAGGAAATAGACTGGTGAGTGAAGTCATCGAGACATCACTTTTGTCTATGTTAGGGCAAGCTAATACACAAAAAAGCTTTTAA
- a CDS encoding glycerol-3-phosphate acyltransferase, giving the protein MFQLWGLLVILIACPLIGAVPLIAWITYALKGKRLAQIGTGNISVSAAFYHGGKLVGMLAVLSEALKGIGAVFIARIFFPPSSFWELIALIALVAGRYAMGRGAGTTNVFWGFLIHDPLVFGFVSLFAAISFILFRSRQIVKFGVLILFPVFVALLYFNDFARIVAAFTLAGLLGWIYTQIPDDMSLPVAEADAQLQPMMEYVSGSEQTIVTLDDELNPEVFGSKAATLAQIKRWGYAVPKGWILAPFEDPMLLIDFLQPSTLSPLVVRSSAIGEDSEQASAAGQYTTILNVTTQPELEQAIAQVQASYNHPSAVQYRRDREALRRNRNAKDAAMAILIQPQVQSVFSGVAFSRDPIAQQGDAVIIEALSGSPEQVVSGKVTPEQYRVFVVGEEKLSCLQFEGTGKIPQPLIKQVAYLARRLENRYHGIPQDVEWSYDGQTLWVLQARPITTLLPIWTRKIAAEVIPGVIHPLTWSINLPLTCGMWGEIFTIVLGERTRELDFTTMATLHYSRAYFNASFLGEVFLEMGLPPESLDFLTRGAKMSKPPLASTWENLPGLTKLLQREMSLETEFKQDYRQKFIPGLTRLANELIEELSPHQLLNRVDLILDLLNQGTYYSILSPLSAAIRQAISSVKDEQIDHSITPEVASLRSLSLLAADAKEILQDFDPESVFEQLAQTPEGEKILYEFEEILQDYGYLSEVGTDISVPTWREQPQLVRKLFVQLMRSELPHQDESQKRQQGFVQRRVDLKGRVTEVYSRLLAELRWTFLALEKIWLETGLLSQTGDIFFLKLGEIRRLEANADVELRNRLVQLLENRRSQFLQDSQITEIPPLVYGYNPPHPIASPIDTSDNILLGIPASQGQAEGRVMVLRNLQEVGEINKGTILVVPYTDSGWAPFLVRAGGVIAEAGGKLSHGAIVAREYGIPAVMDVRGATYLLQDGQQVKIDGSKGIVEL; this is encoded by the coding sequence ATGTTTCAGCTTTGGGGTTTATTAGTTATTTTAATTGCTTGCCCACTCATAGGGGCAGTGCCTTTAATCGCTTGGATTACCTATGCTCTCAAAGGCAAGCGATTAGCACAAATTGGTACAGGAAATATTAGCGTTTCAGCCGCTTTCTATCATGGTGGCAAATTGGTGGGTATGCTGGCAGTGTTGTCAGAGGCTTTGAAAGGAATTGGTGCTGTATTTATTGCGCGTATCTTTTTTCCTCCCAGTTCGTTTTGGGAATTAATTGCGCTAATTGCCTTAGTTGCAGGTAGATATGCCATGGGTAGAGGTGCCGGAACAACAAACGTCTTCTGGGGATTTTTGATCCATGATCCTCTCGTTTTTGGATTTGTCAGTTTATTTGCAGCTATTAGCTTTATCCTTTTTCGTTCTCGGCAAATAGTCAAATTTGGGGTTTTGATTTTATTTCCTGTATTTGTGGCTCTTTTGTATTTTAATGATTTTGCTAGAATAGTAGCAGCGTTTACACTAGCGGGATTACTCGGCTGGATTTATACACAAATTCCCGATGATATGAGCCTGCCAGTGGCAGAGGCAGACGCGCAATTGCAACCGATGATGGAATATGTCAGCGGTAGTGAGCAAACGATTGTTACTTTGGATGATGAATTAAATCCAGAGGTATTTGGCAGCAAGGCAGCTACATTAGCTCAAATTAAACGCTGGGGTTATGCAGTTCCCAAGGGATGGATACTTGCTCCCTTTGAAGATCCGATGTTGCTGATTGATTTTCTCCAACCATCGACACTATCACCATTAGTAGTACGTTCTTCGGCGATTGGGGAAGATTCGGAACAAGCTTCAGCGGCTGGACAGTACACGACGATTTTGAATGTTACTACTCAACCAGAGTTAGAGCAAGCGATCGCACAAGTCCAAGCTTCATACAATCATCCCTCCGCTGTGCAGTATCGGCGCGATCGCGAAGCTCTCCGTAGGAATCGCAATGCTAAAGATGCAGCTATGGCGATCCTCATTCAGCCACAAGTCCAAAGTGTCTTTTCTGGTGTAGCTTTCAGCCGTGATCCCATTGCCCAACAAGGTGATGCTGTCATCATTGAAGCTTTATCTGGTAGCCCAGAACAAGTAGTTTCAGGCAAAGTCACCCCAGAACAATATCGAGTATTTGTCGTTGGTGAAGAAAAATTATCTTGTCTCCAATTTGAGGGAACAGGCAAAATTCCCCAACCATTAATCAAACAAGTAGCATATTTAGCCCGTCGGCTAGAAAATCGTTATCACGGCATTCCCCAAGATGTAGAGTGGAGTTACGACGGACAAACTCTGTGGGTATTGCAAGCGCGGCCAATTACCACCTTACTACCCATCTGGACAAGAAAAATTGCCGCTGAGGTGATTCCGGGAGTCATTCACCCCTTAACTTGGTCAATTAATTTACCCCTCACCTGTGGAATGTGGGGAGAAATTTTTACCATAGTACTAGGCGAACGCACCCGCGAATTAGATTTTACTACAATGGCGACCCTGCATTACTCTAGAGCCTATTTTAATGCTTCCTTTTTAGGGGAAGTTTTTCTAGAAATGGGTTTACCGCCAGAAAGCCTGGATTTTTTAACCAGAGGCGCAAAAATGAGTAAACCCCCCCTAGCTTCCACCTGGGAAAATTTGCCAGGACTGACGAAGTTGCTACAGCGGGAAATGAGTTTAGAAACAGAATTTAAGCAAGATTATCGTCAGAAATTCATTCCTGGGTTGACACGGTTAGCGAATGAACTCATTGAGGAATTATCACCACACCAGTTGTTAAACAGAGTTGACTTAATTCTGGATTTGCTCAACCAAGGTACTTACTACAGTATTTTATCTCCTCTGAGTGCTGCCATCCGTCAAGCAATTTCGAGTGTTAAGGATGAGCAGATTGATCATAGTATTACCCCAGAGGTAGCATCATTGCGATCGCTCAGTCTTTTAGCCGCAGATGCCAAAGAAATCTTACAAGACTTTGACCCAGAAAGCGTTTTTGAACAATTGGCGCAAACTCCAGAAGGGGAAAAGATTTTGTATGAATTTGAAGAAATACTCCAAGATTATGGTTATTTAAGTGAAGTCGGAACTGATATTTCCGTTCCCACTTGGCGAGAACAGCCTCAACTAGTGCGAAAATTGTTTGTACAGTTGATGCGGAGTGAATTACCACATCAGGATGAATCGCAAAAGCGCCAGCAAGGTTTTGTGCAAAGACGAGTGGATCTCAAAGGACGAGTTACAGAAGTTTATTCTCGCTTGTTAGCCGAATTGCGTTGGACTTTTTTGGCTTTAGAAAAGATTTGGTTAGAGACTGGTTTATTGTCACAAACCGGGGATATCTTCTTTTTAAAATTGGGTGAAATCCGACGTTTAGAAGCCAATGCAGATGTAGAACTGAGAAATCGACTTGTACAGTTGCTGGAAAATAGGCGATCGCAATTTCTCCAAGATAGCCAGATTACCGAAATCCCTCCCCTGGTTTATGGCTACAATCCCCCTCATCCCATCGCCTCTCCTATTGATACCTCAGACAATATCTTACTAGGCATCCCTGCCAGTCAAGGGCAAGCCGAAGGGCGAGTCATGGTATTACGAAATTTACAAGAAGTGGGCGAAATTAACAAAGGTACAATTCTCGTCGTCCCCTACACAGACTCTGGGTGGGCCCCTTTCTTAGTCAGGGCTGGAGGAGTAATTGCCGAAGCTGGCGGTAAACTTTCTCATGGTGCGATTGTCGCCCGTGAATACGGTATACCCGCAGTCATGGATGTACGTGGCGCTACATATCTGCTCCAAGATGGTCAACAAGTCAAGATTGATGGCTCTAAGGGTATTGTGGAACTCTAA
- a CDS encoding CmpA/NrtA family ABC transporter substrate-binding protein: MTEFFNQVSRRKFIVTVGVSAGAVLLKGCLGNPPETGGNSTQSAAQPVANISPEQKPETTKVKLGYIPIVESAPLIIALEKGFFAKYGMSEVELSKQASWGSARDNVEIGSAGGGIDGGQWQMPMPHLITEGKITKGNQLIPMYVLAQLVTHGNGIAIANKHLGKGISLKLDDAKPLLAQLKSSTPFTAAFTFPHVNQDLWIRYWLAASGIDPDADVKLLTVPAAQTVANMKTGTMDAFSTGDPWPFRLVNDKIGFMAALTAEIWKNHPEEYFAMRGDWVDQNPKATKAVLKGIMEAQQWLDNFDNRKEAAQILAAKKYFSLSSPDVLADPFQGKYDMGDGRKIDDKSMAAYYWKDEKGSVSYPYQSHDLWFITENVRWGFLPKDYIANGGAKAKELITKVNREDIWREAAKELGIPAADIPTSKSRGVEEFFDGVKFDPEKPEEYLNNLKIKKASI, translated from the coding sequence ATGACAGAATTCTTTAATCAAGTTTCTCGCCGTAAATTTATTGTCACAGTTGGAGTTTCAGCCGGTGCGGTATTACTCAAAGGTTGTTTAGGAAATCCACCTGAAACTGGTGGTAATTCTACACAATCTGCTGCTCAACCAGTAGCCAATATTAGTCCAGAACAAAAACCAGAAACTACAAAAGTTAAACTTGGATATATCCCCATTGTTGAATCTGCACCATTAATTATTGCTTTAGAAAAAGGATTTTTTGCCAAGTATGGAATGTCCGAAGTAGAACTTTCTAAACAAGCTTCTTGGGGTTCAGCAAGAGACAACGTAGAAATTGGTTCTGCTGGTGGTGGTATTGATGGTGGTCAATGGCAAATGCCCATGCCCCACTTAATTACAGAAGGAAAAATTACCAAAGGGAATCAACTAATTCCCATGTATGTCTTAGCGCAGTTAGTTACTCATGGTAACGGAATTGCGATCGCAAACAAACATCTAGGGAAAGGTATTAGCTTAAAACTCGATGACGCTAAACCCCTATTAGCCCAACTTAAATCCTCCACACCCTTCACCGCAGCTTTTACCTTCCCCCACGTTAACCAAGATTTATGGATTCGTTATTGGTTAGCAGCAAGTGGAATTGACCCAGATGCAGATGTCAAATTGTTGACAGTACCTGCCGCGCAAACCGTTGCTAACATGAAAACCGGCACAATGGACGCTTTTAGTACCGGAGATCCCTGGCCATTTCGCCTCGTTAACGACAAAATTGGCTTCATGGCCGCATTAACCGCCGAAATTTGGAAAAATCATCCCGAAGAATATTTTGCCATGAGAGGAGATTGGGTTGATCAAAATCCCAAAGCCACAAAAGCAGTACTCAAAGGTATTATGGAAGCCCAGCAATGGCTAGATAACTTTGACAACCGCAAAGAAGCAGCGCAAATTCTTGCTGCTAAAAAGTATTTTAGTTTATCTTCACCAGACGTTCTTGCTGACCCATTCCAAGGTAAATATGACATGGGTGATGGTCGCAAGATTGATGATAAATCAATGGCTGCTTATTACTGGAAAGATGAGAAAGGCAGTGTTTCTTATCCTTACCAAAGTCATGATTTATGGTTCATAACTGAAAATGTGCGTTGGGGATTCTTGCCCAAAGATTACATTGCGAATGGTGGTGCTAAAGCCAAAGAATTAATCACAAAAGTTAACCGCGAAGATATTTGGAGAGAAGCTGCTAAAGAATTAGGAATACCTGCGGCTGACATCCCTACTAGTAAATCTCGTGGAGTAGAAGAATTTTTTGATGGTGTTAAATTCGACCCAGAAAAACCAGAAGAATATCTCAATAATTTGAAAATTAAGAAAGCCAGTATTTAG